A window of Diabrotica virgifera virgifera chromosome 9, PGI_DIABVI_V3a contains these coding sequences:
- the LOC114326967 gene encoding BLOC-1-related complex subunit 5: MGSEHSSQSAQNTQRQSSFNKEASKQPNVRRQHTIANPGGSEFTTENVDIRPGSISPGPSVCSDVDLPYISYTVNRPIGDSPKLTNKQLLKTKSRRTSQPKPSKSKTSTHNIVVVRGANPATAVTEKDPEILRLQSIPMFLPIMRATLSLPAARDPEVLERLDPTPIRNLCLRYQHHLTAAANLVATEQNQITHKIREIDAEITRVVIVATDRQRKYAKSSEKLSKVTELSHQLNRCHMLLNQTLESMETLNNYLDVEDRLEPFIWTTG, from the exons ATGGGTTCTGAACATTCTAGCCAATCTGCACAAAACACTCAGAGACAAAGTAGTTTTAACAAAGAAGCTTCTAAACAACCAAATGTTCGTCGTCAACATACCATAGCTAATCCTGGAGGATCTGAATTTACTACTGAAAATGTTGATATCAGACCAGGGTCTATATCCCCAGGTCCAAGTGTCTGCAGTGATGTTGACTTACCGTATATTAGCTACACAGTGAACAGACCTATTGGAG attcccCCAAattaacgaacaaacaattactAAAAACAAAATCGCGCAGAACATCCCAGCCCAAACCATCAAAATCCAAAACATCCACCCACAATATCGTGGTAGTTCGTGGAGCGAATCCTGCAACAGCAGTTACAGAAAAAGATCCCGAAATACTGAGGTTACAAAGCATTCCGATGTTTTTGCCAATAATGAGAGCTACACTGAGTTTACCTGCAGCAAGAGATCCTGAAGTATTAGAGAGATTGGACCCTACACCTATTAGAAATTTATGTTTGAGGTATCAGCATCATTTGACGGCTGCAGCAAATTTAGTAGCTACCGAACAAAACCAAATTACACATAAAATCAGAGAg ATTGATGCAGAAATAACAAGAGTAGTAATCGTAGCCACAGACAGGCAACGTAAGTATGCCAAATCTAGCGAAAAGCTATCCAAAGTGACCGAACTGTCTCATCAATTAAACCGCTGCCATATGTTGCTGAATCAAACTCTAGAATCGATGGAAACATTGAACAATTACTTGGACGTTGAAGACAGGTTGGAACCTTTCATTTGGACGACTGGGTGA